One window of the Acidobacteriota bacterium genome contains the following:
- a CDS encoding amino acid racemase — MLGGMGPEATLHLFKLIIKNTPAKIDQEHIPILIWNNPHIPDRTKFIIEKGEDPLPHLIEGAKKLENSGADFLVMPCITAHYFYEKILKEIKIPFLHIIRETIEHQKNRFPGLKKIGILASTGTVRTGLFQKFFKKEGIEIITPDANDQNNLIMKAIYGDKGVKAGYKILPKKLLIEAGNNLIKKGAEALISGCTEVPLLLTKNVFNVPLLDPLIVLAKSSVKFSFS; from the coding sequence ATATTAGGAGGAATGGGCCCTGAGGCTACTCTCCATCTTTTCAAATTAATCATAAAAAATACACCTGCAAAGATTGATCAGGAGCACATTCCAATCTTGATATGGAACAATCCCCATATTCCTGACAGGACAAAATTTATAATCGAAAAAGGAGAAGACCCTCTTCCTCATCTAATCGAAGGAGCAAAAAAACTGGAAAATTCTGGAGCAGATTTTTTAGTGATGCCATGTATTACAGCCCATTACTTTTATGAAAAGATTTTAAAAGAAATAAAAATTCCTTTTCTACATATAATCAGAGAAACAATTGAACATCAAAAAAATAGATTTCCTGGCCTAAAAAAAATCGGAATTCTTGCATCTACAGGAACTGTCAGAACTGGCTTGTTTCAAAAATTCTTTAAGAAAGAAGGGATTGAAATCATAACTCCTGACGCAAACGACCAAAATAATCTTATAATGAAAGCAATCTATGGAGATAAAGGTGTAAAAGCCGGATATAAAATATTACCGAAAAAATTATTGATAGAAGCGGGAAATAATCTTATTAAAAAGGGTGCAGAAGCATTAATATCCGGCTGCACTGAGGTTCCCTTACTGCTTACTAAAAATGTATTTAATGTTCCTCTTTTAGATCCTCTAATTGTCTTAGCAAAATCATCTGTTAAATTTTCTTTTAGTTGA
- a CDS encoding glycoside hydrolase family 38 C-terminal domain-containing protein has translation MKSHYIFLSIILVFMLAMFNYSSEKFSDEKKIDSNFTKSEKKDLSIFSGFKIYMIGQSHIDAAWLWRKSETIEKCRFTFNQAIEHIKKYPGFIYVQSAPQYYKWAEEYFPEISKKIDEAVKNGGWEYVGGEWIEPDNNLPDGESIVRQRLLGQRYYLKRFGKLSEVSWIPDSFGFNYNLPQILAKTGAKYFLTTKITWNDTNNFPFNIFTWRAPDGSEVLAYLGIRGYGIFPKPYPEDIEKFKSQNRLMKEPQIFSSKDMKFDKPELFTEDYVKEIAYLYGESDGGHGPTPKETAAAMELTSLEPWKHGKIIDFFKDLEKYRDKLPTWDDELYLEYHRGTFTSQADIKKLNRQSEVLALSLEKFSSISRFFEHEYPQGKINFLWEKILFNQFHDILPGSSIPEVYLDAKVDYRIIKRIGNELLNESLKNISKNINTEGKGQAVIIFNPLSWERKDIVRIEWPGASNSAGVIDSTGEEIPSQIVIENDKNYLIFFASVPSLGYSVYRILPEKSTSKTSLRVNKDSIENEFIRVNLEGEGWIKSIFDKENNREILKGKGNFLRAYRDKPKSFNAWNIDPKYRNYPYELPKGKIEIGERGPLRASLRVKRNFRNSRFVQEIRLYEGSKLIEMNLKADWKESETLLKLYFPINIETDALVTDIAYGIYKRPTNPESPMEKAKWEFPAHKWVDLSNDDYGVTFLNRSKYGHSLEGSEVCLTLLKSAISPDPKADRGYHSIDYAIFPHRGDWKDSKAYKKGYEFNYPLYGILEANHSGKLPACYSFFEISPENVILHVIKKSEDDESLVMRFYETEGKKVKGEISLPFEMIKASEIDFLELKEISSVEFSGKKVYLDVNPWEIKTIRVVPAK, from the coding sequence ATGAAAAGTCACTATATTTTTTTATCAATCATATTGGTATTTATGTTAGCTATGTTCAATTATTCATCAGAGAAATTTTCAGATGAGAAAAAGATCGATTCCAATTTTACAAAATCAGAAAAAAAGGATCTGTCTATTTTTTCTGGTTTTAAGATTTATATGATAGGGCAATCCCACATCGATGCAGCATGGCTATGGAGAAAAAGTGAGACTATAGAGAAATGTAGATTCACCTTCAATCAGGCTATAGAGCACATAAAGAAATATCCAGGATTCATATATGTCCAGAGTGCTCCTCAATATTATAAGTGGGCAGAAGAATATTTTCCTGAGATATCGAAAAAGATTGACGAAGCTGTGAAGAATGGGGGTTGGGAATATGTGGGTGGAGAATGGATTGAGCCTGATAACAATCTGCCCGATGGAGAATCCATAGTAAGACAGAGGCTACTCGGTCAGAGATATTATTTGAAGAGATTCGGAAAATTAAGTGAGGTTTCCTGGATTCCTGATAGTTTTGGCTTCAATTACAATCTTCCCCAGATTTTAGCTAAGACAGGGGCAAAATATTTTTTAACCACAAAAATTACATGGAATGATACTAATAATTTTCCATTTAACATATTTACATGGAGAGCTCCTGATGGATCAGAAGTTCTTGCCTATTTGGGAATAAGAGGATATGGAATATTTCCAAAACCATACCCTGAAGATATCGAAAAATTTAAATCCCAGAATCGTTTAATGAAAGAACCTCAAATTTTTTCATCAAAAGACATGAAATTTGATAAACCTGAATTATTTACAGAAGATTATGTGAAAGAAATTGCCTATCTCTATGGAGAGAGTGATGGTGGACATGGACCTACCCCAAAAGAAACTGCGGCTGCAATGGAACTGACTTCTTTAGAACCCTGGAAGCATGGAAAAATCATTGATTTCTTTAAAGATTTGGAGAAATACAGAGATAAACTTCCAACATGGGATGATGAACTTTATCTTGAATACCATCGAGGGACTTTCACATCCCAGGCGGATATAAAAAAGCTGAATCGGCAATCAGAGGTTTTAGCTCTTTCCCTTGAAAAATTTTCTTCGATATCAAGATTTTTTGAGCATGAATATCCTCAGGGTAAGATAAATTTTCTCTGGGAAAAAATTCTATTCAACCAATTCCATGATATCCTTCCAGGAAGTAGCATTCCTGAAGTTTATTTAGATGCAAAGGTTGATTACAGGATAATCAAAAGAATTGGAAATGAGTTATTGAATGAATCTCTTAAAAACATCTCAAAAAATATCAATACTGAAGGAAAAGGTCAGGCAGTAATTATATTTAATCCTCTTTCATGGGAGAGAAAAGACATTGTTAGAATTGAATGGCCGGGCGCTTCAAATTCAGCAGGAGTTATAGATTCTACAGGAGAAGAAATTCCATCACAAATAGTTATAGAGAATGATAAAAATTATCTTATATTTTTTGCTTCAGTCCCTTCTTTAGGGTATTCAGTTTACAGAATCCTTCCTGAGAAAAGCACTTCTAAAACTTCTTTAAGAGTCAATAAAGACTCAATAGAGAACGAGTTCATTAGAGTTAACCTTGAAGGAGAGGGATGGATCAAAAGTATTTTTGACAAAGAGAATAATCGAGAAATTCTTAAAGGAAAAGGGAATTTTTTAAGAGCGTATAGAGATAAACCAAAAAGTTTTAATGCATGGAATATAGACCCTAAATACAGGAATTATCCATATGAGTTACCAAAGGGCAAAATAGAAATTGGTGAGAGGGGTCCCCTAAGGGCCTCTTTAAGGGTAAAGAGAAATTTCAGAAATTCAAGGTTCGTCCAGGAAATAAGGCTTTACGAGGGAAGCAAGTTGATAGAAATGAATCTTAAGGCAGATTGGAAAGAATCAGAGACTCTTCTAAAACTTTATTTTCCAATAAACATTGAAACAGATGCTCTTGTTACTGACATTGCCTATGGGATATATAAAAGACCTACAAACCCTGAATCTCCAATGGAGAAGGCGAAGTGGGAATTCCCAGCACACAAATGGGTTGACTTATCTAATGATGATTATGGGGTAACTTTTTTGAATCGGTCAAAATATGGACATAGCCTTGAAGGCTCTGAAGTCTGTCTTACCCTTTTAAAATCTGCAATTTCACCCGACCCAAAGGCAGATAGAGGATATCATTCAATCGATTATGCTATCTTTCCCCATAGGGGAGACTGGAAAGATTCAAAAGCCTATAAAAAAGGTTATGAGTTCAACTACCCTCTTTATGGAATTTTAGAGGCAAATCATTCTGGAAAACTTCCTGCATGCTATTCATTCTTTGAAATCTCTCCTGAAAATGTGATTCTTCATGTAATAAAAAAATCAGAAGATGATGAATCCTTAGTAATGAGATTTTATGAAACTGAAGGGAAAAAAGTAAAAGGAGAGATATCCCTTCCCTTTGAAATGATTAAAGCTTCAGAAATCGATTTTCTTGAGTTGAAAGAAATCTCTTCAGTTGAATTTTCAGGGAAAAAAGTATATTTGGATGTAAATCCTTGGGAAATTAAAACAATAAGAGTTGTTCCCGCTAAATGA
- a CDS encoding amylo-alpha-1,6-glucosidase: MKKILKKWNFKYTLILVFFFLSLTIIVVSINSSFLKKSALKDSLWVWPDEKLISQSSSIYFRRLFMSDYKPNKADIIITCDHEYILYLNGKRIASGGYDESWHHPDLFNISPFINKGTNLIAIEARSPSKKGGLIVKLSIDGRKITTNKSWKWIQKYSEKWKDLNFDDSSWLNPKELGKPPVKPWKKLKPPVKKLTFQELFQKKVHPAKIYIISNNDIIKNSERALYSFEEIGRRDILVDFGQEVVGYLDAKIHHSKNTKLKLTYGESTKEAMDKDSPQIEHVEFILPKTEWSGAQRRAFRFVRVSGVDGKDLRNIKEIYINLVHFPVKEKGKFSSSDEFLNKIWESSKTTVKLCMQSFFEDGIKRDRALWVGDLRIGALSNYYTFGNYEYVKKSLELLKNHKNKNGSIRPVYPWTGKWVLYDYLCWWVIAVEDYYLFSGDIKFIKDNIKEIESQVNFLVKRINKNGLLEVRTENKAPITDWASMPSRTGEVAFQNALFYKALISLINLKKFLRSEYNLSKYKKLAENIKENFNKTFWNSEKKAIIDYQKQGRFSSLSAQDGNVLAVLFNILDDEKKSNCLNFLYTHHSTPYGNLIYEKDYTEKNKDFLSMRLGGNEISPFMNAYEAEALFQSNNPERAIELIKKCWGSIINKGYNTFWEFLPPSGNIPDKYRSLCHLWSTGPSYIIPSYILGIRPIEPGFKKIIINPKFFIFTELKGVIPSPLGDVKINFLRENQFYNLKLTIPEKAEGILLIPVKDKNLNLFDKNELRIWRFDKEYYPEISDKAEFVELSIKEGGDYSLKFKYK, encoded by the coding sequence ATGAAAAAAATTTTAAAAAAATGGAATTTTAAATACACATTGATTCTTGTTTTCTTCTTTCTTTCATTAACAATTATAGTTGTTTCAATAAATTCTTCTTTCCTCAAAAAATCAGCGTTAAAAGATTCACTCTGGGTTTGGCCAGATGAAAAACTGATTTCACAGAGTTCTTCGATATATTTCAGAAGACTTTTTATGTCGGATTATAAACCGAACAAAGCAGATATTATAATCACATGTGACCATGAATACATTCTATATCTAAACGGAAAAAGAATTGCCTCCGGTGGATATGATGAATCATGGCATCACCCAGATTTATTTAACATTTCTCCTTTTATAAATAAAGGAACGAATCTTATCGCTATAGAAGCAAGATCTCCTTCTAAAAAAGGAGGATTAATTGTAAAGCTTTCAATTGACGGCAGAAAAATAACAACCAATAAAAGCTGGAAATGGATCCAAAAATATTCTGAAAAATGGAAAGATTTAAATTTTGATGATTCTTCATGGCTAAATCCAAAAGAACTGGGAAAACCACCTGTAAAACCGTGGAAAAAGTTAAAGCCGCCTGTAAAAAAATTAACTTTTCAGGAATTGTTTCAGAAGAAAGTTCACCCTGCTAAAATTTATATTATTTCAAATAATGATATCATTAAAAATTCGGAAAGAGCTCTCTATAGTTTTGAAGAAATTGGCAGGAGAGATATTTTAGTTGATTTTGGTCAGGAAGTAGTTGGTTATTTAGATGCGAAAATTCATCATTCTAAAAATACAAAATTAAAATTAACTTATGGTGAATCCACTAAAGAAGCAATGGATAAAGACTCTCCTCAAATAGAGCATGTTGAATTTATCTTACCCAAAACCGAATGGAGTGGGGCTCAAAGGAGGGCTTTTAGATTTGTCAGGGTATCAGGGGTAGATGGGAAAGATTTAAGAAATATAAAAGAAATTTATATAAATTTAGTCCATTTTCCAGTAAAAGAAAAGGGAAAATTTTCTTCAAGTGACGAATTTCTTAATAAAATATGGGAATCAAGTAAGACAACTGTTAAATTGTGCATGCAGAGCTTTTTTGAAGATGGAATAAAAAGAGATAGAGCTTTGTGGGTAGGAGACTTAAGAATTGGAGCTCTTTCTAATTATTATACTTTTGGAAATTATGAATACGTAAAAAAATCATTGGAACTATTAAAAAATCATAAGAATAAAAATGGTTCAATCCGACCTGTTTATCCCTGGACAGGGAAATGGGTTTTATATGATTACTTATGCTGGTGGGTAATTGCCGTCGAAGACTATTATTTGTTTTCAGGGGACATAAAATTTATCAAGGATAACATCAAAGAAATTGAAAGCCAGGTAAATTTTCTTGTTAAAAGGATAAATAAAAATGGACTTCTTGAAGTAAGAACTGAAAATAAAGCACCGATAACAGATTGGGCATCGATGCCTTCCAGAACAGGTGAGGTGGCATTTCAAAATGCTTTATTCTATAAAGCATTAATTTCATTAATTAATCTGAAAAAATTTCTGAGAAGTGAATACAATCTGTCCAAATACAAAAAACTGGCAGAAAATATAAAAGAAAATTTCAATAAAACTTTCTGGAATTCGGAGAAAAAAGCCATAATTGATTACCAAAAACAAGGTCGCTTTTCATCTCTTTCGGCTCAAGATGGAAATGTCTTGGCTGTTCTTTTTAATATTTTAGATGATGAGAAAAAATCTAATTGCTTAAATTTTTTATATACACACCATTCAACTCCCTATGGAAACCTTATTTATGAAAAAGATTACACAGAAAAGAATAAAGATTTTCTCTCTATGAGATTAGGTGGAAATGAAATTTCTCCATTCATGAATGCCTATGAAGCTGAGGCATTATTTCAAAGCAACAATCCAGAAAGAGCCATTGAACTTATAAAAAAGTGCTGGGGATCTATTATAAACAAAGGATATAACACATTCTGGGAATTTCTTCCTCCATCCGGAAATATACCTGATAAATATCGAAGTCTCTGCCATTTATGGTCAACAGGCCCCTCATACATTATCCCATCTTACATATTAGGTATAAGACCAATAGAGCCTGGATTTAAAAAAATAATTATAAATCCTAAATTTTTCATTTTTACTGAATTAAAAGGGGTAATCCCATCACCTTTAGGAGATGTAAAAATTAACTTTTTAAGAGAAAATCAATTCTATAATTTAAAACTAACTATTCCTGAAAAAGCAGAGGGTATTTTACTAATTCCTGTAAAAGATAAAAATCTAAATCTCTTCGATAAGAATGAGCTACGGATTTGGAGGTTCGATAAAGAATATTATCCTGAAATTTCAGATAAAGCTGAGTTTGTTGAATTATCAATAAAAGAGGGTGGAGATTATTCATTAAAATTTAAATATAAATAA
- a CDS encoding DUF401 family protein, translating into MILIKLAIIILILLTLIRLKIDLGITMCTGSILAGIFFRMKPLSFVNSVIEAATEKSTLDLVGIVLLVIILGNLMSKKGSFDQLVKSLTYLIPYERVVLFLPSSLIGLLPMPGGALFSAPMLEATSKKFNLSPEYKTLINFWFRHIWEYVWPLYPGLIMTASMWQIPVKKIIYSWFPMTVASFLAGLIFVFVKLPKFKKDEKNNNFLKSLLILLSSLWEILIIIFLTFALNIPLILSIFISVILTLITTKISFKEKMKITIKSISLKTAFLLVSVMVFKNVLEDSRIFSEITSSLNIQGYFSYFFLFFAPFIIGLLTGANQAYVGISFPILMPVIGFPSPKLYTLLFAYVSGFMGTYISPSHFCLSLSSEYFKADFKKVVKLMIPLISILILFSLSLSILLPNW; encoded by the coding sequence ATGATACTGATAAAATTAGCCATAATAATTTTAATTCTCCTTACTCTTATCAGATTAAAAATAGACTTAGGAATAACAATGTGTACTGGTTCAATTCTTGCAGGAATTTTTTTCAGGATGAAGCCCTTATCCTTTGTAAACTCTGTAATAGAAGCTGCTACAGAAAAATCAACATTAGACCTTGTGGGAATAGTGCTTCTTGTGATAATTCTTGGAAATTTGATGAGTAAAAAAGGTAGTTTCGATCAGCTTGTAAAATCTCTTACATATCTCATCCCATATGAGAGAGTTGTTCTTTTTCTTCCATCCTCTTTGATTGGCTTGCTTCCAATGCCTGGGGGAGCACTTTTCTCTGCTCCAATGCTTGAGGCAACATCTAAAAAATTCAATCTTTCTCCTGAGTATAAAACATTGATTAATTTCTGGTTCAGACATATATGGGAGTACGTCTGGCCTCTTTACCCGGGTCTTATTATGACAGCCAGTATGTGGCAGATTCCGGTAAAAAAAATAATCTATTCTTGGTTTCCCATGACAGTGGCTTCTTTTTTGGCTGGATTGATATTTGTTTTTGTTAAGCTTCCAAAATTTAAAAAAGATGAAAAAAACAACAATTTTTTAAAATCTTTATTGATTCTTCTGTCGAGCTTATGGGAAATATTGATTATTATTTTCCTTACTTTTGCTCTCAATATTCCTTTAATTCTTTCAATTTTTATTTCAGTGATTTTAACTCTAATTACAACAAAAATTTCTTTTAAGGAGAAAATGAAAATAACAATAAAAAGCATATCATTGAAAACAGCATTTTTACTCGTTTCAGTTATGGTTTTTAAGAATGTCCTTGAAGATTCTCGTATATTTTCTGAAATTACCAGCTCTTTAAACATTCAGGGATATTTTTCATACTTTTTTTTATTTTTTGCTCCATTTATAATAGGGCTTCTAACAGGAGCAAATCAGGCTTATGTTGGAATTTCTTTTCCAATTTTAATGCCAGTGATAGGATTTCCGAGCCCAAAACTATATACACTCCTATTTGCATATGTAAGCGGTTTCATGGGAACTTATATTTCTCCCTCCCATTTTTGTTTATCTCTGAGCTCAGAATATTTTAAAGCTGATTTTAAAAAAGTTGTAAAATTAATGATTCCTTTAATCTCCATTTTAATTTTATTCTCATTATCTTTATCCATTCTATTGCCTAATTGGTAG
- a CDS encoding mechanosensitive ion channel family protein, translated as MLPTLSNLAWKILVPLAAVLASLLIGLIFQRFIFSKLHKIAKRSEVRWDDVLIISLKGMIVLWFFIIGVAIALKTIYLPPDISALSNKLIVILLIFSVILFSGRVSVRFVNLYMDRITVVPATIFRNLIAIIIYLVGFMIILHHLGISITPIITALGIGGLAIALALQDTLSNLFSGFHILITRQIKPGDYVKLDTGEEGYVTDVTWRNTTIRALPNNLIIVPNSKLASAIVVNYYLPEKEMAVLVNVGVNYDSDLEKVEKVTIEVAKEVMKEIQGGVTEFEPFIRYHTFADFSINFTVILRAKEFVDQYPIKHEFIKRLHKRYKEEGIEIPFPIRTVHLQSKERARNDME; from the coding sequence ATGCTCCCGACATTGTCAAATCTTGCATGGAAGATCCTTGTTCCCCTTGCGGCAGTTCTCGCATCCCTATTAATAGGGCTTATCTTCCAGAGATTTATCTTCTCAAAACTTCACAAAATTGCCAAAAGAAGTGAAGTAAGATGGGATGATGTTCTGATCATATCTCTGAAAGGGATGATTGTCTTATGGTTCTTTATAATAGGTGTGGCAATTGCATTGAAAACCATCTATCTTCCTCCTGATATCTCTGCCCTTTCCAACAAGCTGATTGTTATTTTATTGATATTTTCGGTAATCCTTTTTTCGGGGAGGGTTTCTGTTAGATTTGTCAACCTATATATGGATAGGATTACAGTGGTTCCAGCAACAATATTCAGAAATCTAATAGCGATAATCATCTATCTTGTGGGATTTATGATAATACTTCACCACCTTGGGATCTCAATCACACCTATTATTACAGCATTAGGAATTGGAGGACTTGCAATAGCACTTGCCCTTCAGGATACGCTTTCCAATCTCTTCTCAGGTTTTCATATCTTAATAACAAGACAGATAAAGCCCGGTGACTATGTAAAACTCGATACAGGAGAAGAAGGTTATGTTACAGATGTAACTTGGAGGAATACAACGATAAGGGCTCTTCCGAATAACTTGATAATTGTTCCAAATTCCAAGTTGGCTTCGGCAATTGTTGTTAACTACTATCTACCAGAGAAGGAGATGGCGGTGCTCGTTAATGTAGGAGTAAATTACGATAGCGACCTTGAAAAAGTTGAAAAGGTAACGATTGAAGTGGCAAAAGAGGTAATGAAGGAAATTCAAGGGGGTGTTACAGAATTTGAACCTTTCATAAGATACCATACCTTCGCAGATTTCAGCATTAATTTCACGGTGATATTGCGTGCTAAAGAGTTTGTCGACCAATACCCCATAAAGCACGAGTTTATAAAAAGATTACACAAACGCTACAAAGAAGAAGGGATTGAGATACCCTTCCCTATAAGAACAGTTCATTTACAATCAAAGGAGAGAGCAAGAAATGATATGGAATAA
- a CDS encoding trehalose-6-phosphate synthase: MIWNKDSLKEIVKEKIGEHKFIIVSNREPYIHTYSEEGIKCITPASGMAVALNPVMISCGGIWIAHGSGDADRDAVDERDHVDVPPENPRYSLRRVWLTREEEDGFYYGYSNEGIWPLCHIVYVRPTFRERDWEMYKKANERFAEVVLKEMGDDQGFVFIQDYHFALLSRIIKDRRPDIVVAQFWHIPWPNPEAFRVCPQGEEILNGLLGNDILGFHIRYHCLNFLDTVDRFVEARVDHEKLSVIRGGKETLIRPFPISIDFERIEDISRSKWINERISRIRTDYRIRDRLLGVGIDRMDYTKGIIERFRAIDRFLEKYPEYIGRFVFLQLGPISRIHIPKYKEYNDEIYHTMVDINEKWKVKDWQPIILQKSHLSIEEVISYYRAADLCIVSSIHDGMNLVAKEFVASRIDESGVLILSRFTGASRELESAILVNPIAIDQFANAIKEGLEMPEDEKMQRMRGMRDILRKNNVYRWAGKIVDEMKKLI, from the coding sequence ATGATATGGAATAAAGATAGTTTAAAGGAGATAGTAAAGGAGAAAATTGGGGAGCACAAATTCATCATCGTCTCAAACCGAGAGCCCTATATTCACACCTATTCAGAGGAGGGGATAAAGTGTATAACCCCTGCCAGTGGAATGGCAGTGGCATTGAATCCAGTGATGATATCCTGTGGGGGGATATGGATTGCCCATGGCTCTGGAGATGCGGACAGAGATGCAGTGGATGAAAGAGACCATGTAGATGTCCCACCAGAGAACCCGAGATATTCATTGAGAAGGGTTTGGTTGACGAGGGAAGAAGAGGATGGCTTTTACTATGGCTATTCCAATGAAGGTATATGGCCTCTCTGCCACATTGTCTATGTTCGTCCTACCTTTAGGGAAAGAGACTGGGAGATGTACAAGAAGGCGAATGAAAGATTTGCAGAGGTTGTCCTTAAAGAGATGGGGGATGACCAAGGCTTTGTTTTTATTCAGGATTATCATTTCGCTTTACTGTCAAGGATTATAAAGGACAGGCGCCCAGATATAGTGGTTGCACAATTCTGGCATATTCCGTGGCCCAATCCAGAAGCATTTAGGGTTTGTCCCCAAGGCGAAGAGATTCTAAATGGACTCTTAGGAAACGATATCCTTGGGTTTCATATTCGTTACCATTGTCTAAATTTTCTCGATACCGTTGACAGATTTGTAGAAGCGAGGGTTGATCACGAAAAGCTTTCTGTTATAAGAGGAGGAAAAGAAACACTGATAAGACCATTTCCCATAAGCATTGATTTTGAAAGGATAGAGGATATCTCAAGGAGTAAATGGATCAATGAGAGGATATCAAGGATAAGAACGGATTATAGGATCAGGGATAGATTACTTGGTGTAGGAATTGACCGCATGGATTACACGAAAGGGATTATAGAGCGATTTAGAGCAATTGATAGATTTCTGGAGAAATACCCCGAATACATAGGTAGATTCGTTTTTCTTCAATTGGGCCCTATTTCCCGAATTCATATTCCAAAATACAAGGAATACAACGATGAGATCTACCACACAATGGTGGACATAAATGAGAAATGGAAGGTTAAGGACTGGCAGCCCATTATTCTCCAGAAAAGCCATCTTTCCATTGAAGAGGTTATTAGCTATTATAGAGCAGCTGATCTATGCATAGTAAGTTCCATTCATGATGGCATGAATCTTGTTGCAAAGGAGTTTGTTGCATCAAGAATTGATGAGAGTGGAGTTTTAATATTAAGCAGGTTTACAGGAGCATCAAGGGAATTGGAGAGCGCAATACTTGTCAATCCTATTGCTATAGATCAGTTTGCCAATGCCATAAAGGAAGGGTTGGAGATGCCAGAGGATGAAAAGATGCAGAGGATGAGAGGGATGAGAGATATTTTAAGGAAAAACAATGTTTATCGCTGGGCAGGGAAGATTGTTGACGAGATGAAAAAGCTTATTTAG
- a CDS encoding DUF5752 family protein, producing the protein MIQPFHFYTRLNLVELLGMKAKNVMELLDGIKKAPGSSIYYHTHRFLQQHHYLSPEPPNDFAFWTTNSLGLDELGERLASADTVRFRRIRDLRERFIEILESYTREKNVRIIDCQEGEEFHFMSCRTFILPTCYKAHDLKEFIEILEKISVNSLYFHIFESRLRLERGENDFSNWFEAMGMQELARELSRFDPYTITLEGLRRRIIQLVSKYVKN; encoded by the coding sequence ATGATACAGCCTTTCCATTTCTATACAAGACTTAACCTTGTGGAATTATTAGGGATGAAAGCTAAAAATGTGATGGAACTTCTTGATGGGATAAAAAAGGCTCCTGGCTCATCTATTTACTATCATACCCATAGATTCCTTCAGCAGCATCATTATCTTTCTCCAGAACCTCCCAATGATTTCGCATTCTGGACGACGAATTCCTTAGGGCTTGATGAATTGGGTGAAAGGCTTGCCAGCGCTGATACAGTAAGATTCAGGAGGATAAGGGATTTAAGAGAAAGATTTATTGAGATTTTGGAATCTTATACAAGAGAAAAGAATGTTAGAATTATTGATTGTCAGGAAGGGGAGGAATTTCACTTTATGTCATGTAGAACTTTTATCCTTCCCACCTGTTACAAGGCCCATGACCTAAAAGAATTTATAGAAATACTTGAGAAGATAAGTGTAAACTCCCTCTATTTTCATATCTTTGAATCCCGTTTGAGACTTGAAAGAGGGGAAAACGATTTTTCCAACTGGTTTGAAGCTATGGGAATGCAAGAGCTGGCAAGGGAATTATCACGGTTTGATCCCTATACCATAACATTGGAAGGATTGAGAAGGAGGATTATTCAATTGGTGAGCAAATATGTCAAGAATTGA